One genomic segment of Nitrospira sp. includes these proteins:
- the queA gene encoding tRNA preQ1(34) S-adenosylmethionine ribosyltransferase-isomerase QueA — protein MQLSEFDFPFDSSLVALQPISPRDRARLLLLDRTTEQLVHRHVSELPHLLEPGDLLVVNDTKVMAARVPGIKKPTGTRVEVLFVKDLGERRWEVMVKGTFRVGQVIEFDQQSRATIVKRDAIGTEVVVDSPAPVTQLFEIRGVMPLPPYIKRAATQEDHRWYQTVFAKHDGAIAAPTAGLHFTEELFRRLREAAINVATVTLHVGPGTFKPVTTERIEDHQMGSESFTISEGTVRAIQETKRTGGRVVAVGTTVVRTLETVVKEKGEMVPMSGESRLFITPGFQFQVVDALMTNFHLPRTTLLMLVSAFAGIDPIRRAYEEAVKERYRFYSYGDAMLIL, from the coding sequence ATGCAACTCTCTGAGTTCGACTTCCCTTTCGATTCTTCCCTGGTCGCGTTGCAGCCGATTAGCCCTCGTGATCGGGCTCGGTTGCTGCTCCTGGATCGAACGACGGAACAACTCGTTCATCGTCATGTTTCTGAACTTCCACATCTCCTGGAACCGGGTGATCTGCTGGTGGTGAACGATACCAAGGTGATGGCCGCACGAGTGCCTGGAATCAAGAAACCGACCGGCACGCGGGTCGAAGTGTTGTTCGTGAAAGATCTTGGTGAGAGGCGATGGGAGGTTATGGTCAAAGGCACATTTCGTGTCGGCCAGGTCATCGAGTTCGATCAACAGTCTCGCGCGACCATCGTGAAACGTGATGCGATAGGCACTGAGGTGGTGGTGGATAGTCCTGCGCCGGTCACACAATTATTCGAAATACGAGGGGTGATGCCCCTTCCACCGTACATCAAGCGTGCGGCGACCCAGGAAGATCATCGCTGGTATCAGACAGTCTTTGCCAAACATGACGGAGCGATTGCCGCGCCGACTGCCGGGCTTCACTTCACGGAAGAACTGTTTCGACGACTGCGCGAAGCCGCAATCAACGTTGCCACGGTGACGCTCCATGTCGGTCCTGGTACGTTCAAGCCGGTAACGACTGAGCGGATTGAAGATCATCAAATGGGATCAGAAAGTTTTACAATCAGCGAGGGGACTGTGAGAGCCATCCAAGAGACCAAACGAACTGGTGGCCGGGTGGTGGCCGTCGGTACGACGGTTGTCCGCACGCTTGAAACCGTCGTCAAAGAAAAGGGGGAGATGGTCCCGATGAGTGGCGAGAGCCGGCTCTTCATTACCCCAGGGTTTCAGTTTCAGGTCGTCGATGCCCTCATGACGAACTTTCACCTACCGCGGACCACATTGTTGATGCTGGTGTCGGCCTTCGCCGGAATCGATCCGATTCGCAGGGCCTACGAAGAAGCAGTCAAAGAACGATACCGCTTCTACAGCTACGGCGATGCGATGCTGATTCTTTGA
- a CDS encoding RDD family protein gives MAGGPTSTALETRVYPKAHVLNRFIAKLIDLFVVVAADEIAPPVGFLSGLAYILIADGFAGGKSIGKRLVGLQTMQLDGRDTAGFRESIIRNLPLGVAQIAYAVPYIGWLVSLAILAFESFLIIGNEQGRRLGDEVARTQVLDAGQLAVPD, from the coding sequence TTGGCAGGGGGGCCAACCTCGACGGCGCTGGAAACGAGAGTCTATCCGAAGGCCCATGTCCTGAATCGGTTCATCGCGAAATTGATCGATCTGTTCGTTGTCGTCGCCGCCGACGAAATTGCTCCTCCGGTCGGCTTTCTTTCCGGCTTGGCCTACATCTTGATTGCCGACGGGTTTGCGGGCGGAAAAAGTATCGGCAAACGGCTGGTGGGTCTGCAAACCATGCAATTGGATGGCCGGGATACGGCCGGTTTCCGAGAGTCGATCATCCGGAATCTTCCGCTGGGTGTCGCACAGATCGCATATGCGGTCCCATACATCGGATGGCTCGTATCTCTTGCCATTTTAGCGTTTGAGAGTTTTTTGATCATTGGGAATGAGCAGGGTCGTCGACTTGGCGATGAAGTAGCAAGGACTCAGGTATTAGATGCCGGTCAACTTGCGGTCCCAGATTAG
- a CDS encoding rod shape-determining protein translates to MGFPGDVFGWFSDDLAIDLGTATTLVYVHGKGIVLNEPSVVAVEKKSEKVLAVGADAKKMLGRTPGNIVAIRPMKEGVIADFEMAEQMLKHFIRKAHNRSAFVRPRIIIGVPSRITQVEQRAVRDSAELAGAREVYLIEEPVAAAIGSGLPITEPSGNMVVDVGGGTTDIAVISLGGIVYSESVKVAGDRMDEAIMNYIKKKYNLLIGEHMAERIKFEIGSAYPFEERKTMMIKGRDLISGIPRTLVIDDAEVREALQEPIGTIVNAIKIALENTPPELAGDIIDRGIVLTGGGSLLKGMDTRFREETNLPIITVDDPLTSVVLGVGKILDELDLLRKVSVMSQANNLR, encoded by the coding sequence GTGGGGTTCCCAGGAGATGTATTCGGTTGGTTCTCCGATGACCTGGCGATTGACTTAGGCACCGCAACCACGCTCGTCTATGTTCACGGGAAGGGGATCGTGCTGAACGAGCCCTCCGTCGTGGCCGTTGAAAAGAAGAGCGAAAAGGTACTGGCCGTCGGAGCAGATGCGAAGAAAATGCTCGGTCGCACCCCGGGGAATATTGTCGCGATTCGGCCGATGAAGGAAGGGGTGATCGCCGACTTCGAGATGGCTGAGCAAATGCTGAAACATTTTATCCGGAAGGCCCACAATCGCAGCGCGTTTGTGCGGCCTCGCATCATCATCGGCGTGCCCTCCCGCATCACGCAGGTCGAGCAACGCGCCGTACGCGATTCAGCCGAATTGGCCGGGGCGCGAGAAGTGTATCTGATCGAAGAGCCCGTCGCCGCGGCCATAGGGTCCGGGTTGCCGATCACGGAGCCATCGGGCAACATGGTCGTCGATGTGGGAGGCGGCACGACGGATATCGCCGTCATTTCGCTGGGCGGCATCGTGTACAGCGAGTCGGTCAAGGTTGCCGGTGATCGCATGGACGAAGCGATCATGAATTACATCAAGAAAAAGTATAACTTATTGATCGGCGAGCACATGGCGGAACGGATCAAGTTTGAAATCGGATCTGCTTATCCGTTCGAGGAGCGGAAAACCATGATGATCAAGGGCCGGGATTTGATTTCCGGCATTCCGCGCACGTTGGTCATCGATGACGCCGAGGTTCGTGAAGCGTTGCAAGAACCCATTGGAACGATCGTGAACGCGATCAAGATTGCATTGGAAAACACCCCGCCCGAGCTGGCAGGGGATATTATCGATCGCGGGATCGTGTTGACGGGGGGAGGTTCCCTCCTGAAAGGGATGGACACACGATTCCGAGAAGAAACGAACTTACCGATCATTACGGTGGACGATCCGCTGACCTCCGTGGTGTTGGGAGTCGGCAAGATTCTGGATGAGCTGGATCTCCTCCGAAAGGTATCGGTGATGTCTCAAGCGAACAACCTCCGGTAA
- a CDS encoding SpoIID/LytB domain-containing protein: MMTAPFRARAAGLGICLGLIMMPEAEAAQSIRVLLAPDVQQLEVQTDQTIWVTDEHGQAWSYRPVLRIKVRGHALILNGKPVVTDQLMLRAGIHDLKLRLNQNGNRTALHTGDEKGALQVSGLIQLVRRGKGLLLVNHVDLEEYVKGVVPAEVNPAWHRELLKVQAVATRTYALYQRMLSSTRDYDVVAGIQDQVYRGRQGIDARVVEAVEATRGLVVTYQGAPIYAAFSSTAAGITEDAMTVWSKDLPYLKGVECPFDIESPYYQWKASLKIDTLEKNLRQQGYAVGTISAITPLAYSRAGRVATLQIVHSSGELTIRGEDLRKAVGYTVVPSTQFTIESVGEDVVISGYGAGHAVGLCQWGAKELADLGYSFSSILRYYYPGTELQDASLTQAPPVPSPPPS, encoded by the coding sequence ATGATGACAGCACCGTTCCGGGCTCGCGCAGCTGGATTGGGGATCTGCCTCGGCTTGATTATGATGCCGGAGGCAGAGGCGGCGCAATCGATTCGCGTGCTGTTGGCTCCTGATGTTCAGCAGCTGGAAGTACAGACGGATCAGACCATTTGGGTGACTGACGAACATGGTCAGGCCTGGTCCTATCGGCCTGTTCTGCGAATCAAGGTGCGTGGCCATGCGTTGATCCTCAACGGCAAACCGGTGGTGACTGATCAACTGATGTTACGGGCGGGAATTCACGACCTTAAACTCCGGCTGAATCAGAATGGTAACCGGACGGCGCTTCATACAGGTGATGAGAAGGGTGCCCTCCAAGTCAGTGGATTGATTCAGCTCGTTCGGCGAGGAAAGGGATTGCTCCTCGTCAATCATGTCGATTTGGAAGAGTATGTCAAAGGTGTCGTACCGGCAGAGGTGAACCCGGCCTGGCATCGTGAGCTGCTGAAGGTGCAGGCAGTCGCAACTCGAACCTATGCATTGTACCAGCGCATGCTCAGCTCCACTCGGGATTATGATGTGGTCGCAGGGATTCAGGATCAGGTATATCGCGGCCGCCAAGGCATCGACGCACGGGTGGTGGAGGCGGTGGAAGCTACAAGGGGACTTGTAGTGACCTATCAAGGCGCTCCGATCTATGCTGCCTTCTCTTCGACCGCTGCGGGAATTACGGAAGATGCCATGACTGTGTGGTCGAAGGATCTCCCTTATTTGAAGGGTGTGGAATGCCCGTTCGACATCGAGTCTCCGTACTATCAGTGGAAGGCATCCTTGAAGATCGACACCTTGGAGAAGAATTTGCGCCAGCAAGGGTATGCCGTAGGAACAATCTCGGCGATTACGCCGCTTGCTTATAGCCGCGCTGGACGAGTTGCGACATTGCAGATCGTGCACTCGAGCGGCGAGTTAACGATCCGGGGCGAAGACCTGCGTAAAGCGGTCGGGTATACGGTGGTACCCAGCACGCAATTTACGATTGAGTCGGTCGGGGAGGACGTCGTCATCTCCGGTTACGGAGCCGGTCATGCGGTTGGTCTTTGCCAGTGGGGCGCAAAGGAGCTGGCTGACTTGGGCTACTCCTTTTCGAGCATTCTTCGCTATTACTATCCTGGGACGGAGCTTCAGGATGCGTCATTGACCCAAGCACCTCCGGTACCGTCGCCGCCTCCCTCCTGA
- a CDS encoding DUF2905 domain-containing protein codes for MPEWSAFGKVLIGLGLGIVALGALLVAVDRLPGLGNVFSWLGKLPGDISIKRDNFSFYFPVATSIVLSVLLSLLFYLVGWFFRR; via the coding sequence ATGCCGGAATGGAGCGCTTTCGGCAAGGTTCTTATCGGCCTGGGGCTTGGAATCGTTGCGCTTGGGGCCCTGTTGGTCGCTGTGGACCGACTTCCTGGATTAGGGAATGTCTTCAGCTGGCTCGGCAAACTTCCCGGTGATATCTCCATCAAACGTGATAACTTCAGCTTCTATTTCCCCGTCGCGACGAGCATCGTTCTCAGTGTCCTTCTGAGTCTGCTATTCTATCTCGTAGGATGGTTCTTCCGCCGATGA
- the rodA gene encoding rod shape-determining protein RodA, which yields MIDRLTEHRGLDSFDIRYVALILAILGIGVMSIYSVTRGQQGGAAPYYLKQLIWIGLGAAAFIIMWASDYHQLARFAYPAYVFILLMLVFVLFDGRTSKGAQRWIALGPFSFQPSEFAKLILVLVLAHYYSKAPRVGWLQRVIIPGLLVLPGLLLILKQPDLGSGLSFVAVYAAMLLMVGIRSQALGFILLFSIMLFPFAWEGVWGSLHDYQRQRIMAFVDPEYDPGGKGYHALQSKIAIGSGELLGKGLYGGTQSQLKFLPEGHTDFVFAVFAEEWGFLGVVVLLTLFVALIWLSLEIASKAKDQLGALLAVGIVAMLCFCIVVNIGMTAGMFPIVGIPLPLVSYGGSATIMTMAALGLLLNVKRKRLSLFY from the coding sequence ATGATCGATCGATTGACCGAGCATCGAGGCCTCGATAGTTTCGATATCCGCTATGTCGCCTTGATCCTTGCCATCCTGGGGATCGGGGTGATGTCCATTTATAGTGTCACGCGCGGGCAGCAAGGTGGGGCGGCGCCGTATTATCTCAAACAGTTGATATGGATCGGTCTCGGTGCGGCGGCTTTCATCATCATGTGGGCATCGGACTACCATCAACTTGCGCGGTTTGCCTATCCTGCCTACGTCTTTATCTTGCTGATGCTGGTCTTTGTGTTATTCGACGGGCGAACGAGCAAAGGGGCTCAGCGGTGGATCGCATTGGGTCCATTCAGTTTCCAGCCGTCTGAATTCGCCAAGCTCATCCTCGTCTTGGTGTTGGCCCACTATTATTCAAAAGCCCCTCGTGTGGGGTGGCTGCAGCGTGTTATTATCCCAGGACTCTTGGTGCTGCCAGGCCTCCTCCTTATCTTGAAACAACCTGATTTGGGCAGTGGACTCAGCTTTGTCGCGGTGTATGCCGCCATGCTCCTCATGGTGGGCATTCGTTCGCAAGCCCTAGGGTTTATTCTGCTCTTCTCGATCATGTTGTTTCCGTTTGCGTGGGAGGGCGTGTGGGGGTCCTTGCATGATTACCAGCGACAGCGCATTATGGCGTTCGTCGACCCCGAATACGACCCGGGTGGAAAGGGCTACCATGCCCTTCAATCGAAAATCGCGATCGGGTCTGGGGAACTGTTGGGGAAAGGGCTCTACGGCGGCACCCAGAGTCAACTGAAGTTTTTGCCTGAGGGGCATACCGATTTTGTGTTCGCTGTCTTCGCGGAAGAATGGGGATTTCTGGGCGTGGTCGTACTTTTGACGTTGTTTGTGGCGCTGATTTGGTTGTCGTTGGAAATCGCGTCCAAAGCGAAGGATCAGCTTGGAGCGCTGCTCGCCGTGGGGATCGTGGCGATGTTGTGTTTCTGCATCGTGGTCAATATCGGTATGACGGCGGGGATGTTTCCGATCGTCGGCATTCCTTTGCCGCTGGTGAGTTATGGCGGAAGCGCCACGATCATGACCATGGCGGCCTTGGGCTTGCTGTTGAACGTCAAACGGAAGCGGTTAAGTCTGTTTTATTGA
- the mrdA gene encoding penicillin-binding protein 2, giving the protein MVTVHSSESEFGDLHRRLFILRVGLLLVVVLLGLRLWHLQIREGPYYRDLSENNRTRLVLLEPARGLIYDRHGVLLANNVPSFSLYVTLEDVKDREALIQQLTDLLGLDPTIVRKKMTAKGSNLLPRKIKDHMTLRDATLVESHRLDMPGVMIQVESQRNYPGGVTAAHLLGYVGEISADQLEKPEFIDLHQGSIVGQYGVEKSYDRHVRGMAGQKSVEVDALGHEKKASVVERPQAGNDLYLTIDVRLQKLAEDLLGQEQGAIVALDPNSGDILAMASRPGFDPNMLSRELTAKQWVEIVQDEGRPLNNRASQGQYPPGSTFKIPMAVAALETKTMLPSSTVYCNGGYQFGKRLYHDWKASGHGYVNLHNALVHSCDVYFYTIGQRMGIDVIAEFGKDFGLGKVTGVELPSERSGIMPSTAWKQKAKNEQWLPGETISAAIGQGYVTVTPLQMASLVGTVANDGINYRPRLVLAVMDRTSGNLQELPAVPRGKMNAKPETFRIIKDALADVVTKGTATKAKSSMVTIGGKTGTAQVAALRTGPEESIPKKFRDHAWFVAFAPVESPKIAVAVLAEHMGHGGATAAPLAKEIIETYLKLTSQAPVVTSDLPSVNGLGRSSKDS; this is encoded by the coding sequence ATGGTGACGGTGCATTCTTCAGAATCAGAATTCGGCGACCTTCATCGGCGGCTCTTCATTCTCCGGGTGGGACTGTTGTTGGTGGTGGTGTTGCTCGGCCTGCGGCTCTGGCATCTTCAAATCCGCGAAGGGCCGTATTATCGAGATTTATCGGAGAACAATCGGACCAGATTGGTCTTGCTCGAACCAGCACGTGGTCTGATCTATGACCGGCACGGTGTCCTTCTGGCGAATAACGTCCCGAGCTTCAGTCTCTACGTCACGCTTGAAGACGTGAAGGATCGCGAAGCCTTGATTCAGCAGCTGACTGATTTGCTCGGTCTCGACCCGACCATCGTGCGGAAAAAAATGACGGCCAAAGGCAGCAATTTGCTTCCGCGCAAAATCAAAGACCACATGACGCTGCGCGATGCCACGCTGGTCGAATCCCATCGTCTCGACATGCCCGGGGTCATGATTCAGGTTGAGTCGCAGCGCAACTATCCAGGCGGCGTGACGGCGGCCCATCTCCTCGGCTATGTCGGAGAAATTTCAGCAGATCAGTTGGAGAAGCCCGAATTTATCGATCTCCATCAAGGCAGCATCGTGGGGCAATATGGTGTGGAAAAGTCGTATGATCGGCACGTGCGAGGAATGGCCGGTCAGAAGAGCGTGGAAGTCGACGCACTCGGCCACGAGAAGAAAGCCTCGGTTGTCGAGAGGCCGCAGGCGGGAAACGACCTCTATCTCACCATTGATGTACGGCTCCAAAAGCTCGCCGAAGATCTGCTGGGGCAAGAACAGGGCGCCATCGTTGCGCTCGATCCGAACAGCGGCGATATTCTGGCTATGGCCAGTCGTCCAGGGTTTGACCCGAACATGCTTTCGCGAGAACTGACCGCGAAGCAATGGGTGGAAATCGTGCAAGACGAAGGGCGTCCGTTGAACAATCGTGCCTCACAGGGGCAGTATCCTCCCGGGTCAACCTTCAAGATCCCGATGGCCGTTGCCGCGTTGGAGACAAAAACCATGTTGCCTTCCAGCACCGTGTACTGTAATGGGGGGTACCAGTTCGGGAAGCGGCTGTATCATGACTGGAAAGCCAGCGGGCATGGGTACGTCAATCTACACAATGCATTGGTCCATTCCTGTGACGTGTACTTTTATACGATCGGCCAACGGATGGGGATCGATGTGATTGCCGAGTTTGGGAAGGACTTCGGGCTTGGGAAGGTCACCGGAGTAGAATTACCGTCGGAACGATCCGGGATCATGCCATCCACTGCATGGAAGCAAAAAGCCAAGAACGAACAGTGGTTGCCCGGAGAGACCATTTCAGCCGCCATCGGACAGGGGTATGTGACCGTGACGCCGTTACAAATGGCGAGTCTCGTCGGCACAGTCGCCAACGATGGAATCAACTACCGCCCTCGTCTGGTGTTGGCGGTGATGGATCGAACTTCGGGAAACCTTCAAGAATTGCCGGCTGTTCCACGCGGAAAAATGAATGCAAAGCCGGAAACGTTCCGCATCATCAAGGACGCCCTTGCTGACGTCGTCACGAAGGGAACGGCAACGAAAGCCAAATCCTCCATGGTGACGATCGGCGGAAAAACAGGCACGGCTCAAGTCGCGGCGCTCCGGACCGGACCGGAAGAAAGCATTCCCAAAAAGTTCCGAGACCATGCGTGGTTTGTCGCTTTTGCGCCGGTGGAATCGCCGAAGATCGCCGTTGCCGTGCTCGCCGAACATATGGGGCACGGTGGGGCCACCGCTGCTCCTCTTGCGAAAGAAATCATTGAAACGTATCTGAAGCTCACCAGCCAGGCGCCCGTCGTCACCTCGGATCTCCCCAGCGTGAATGGGCTCGGGCGCTCATCGAAAGACTCATGA
- a CDS encoding aspartate-semialdehyde dehydrogenase, with protein MIKKKPGYTVAVLGATGAVGKETLEILEERKFPLMNLRLFASKRTAGEVMTCQGKEWKVEELTESSSFVGVDLAFISATDAISKDYGQRLGAAGIAVIDDSAVFRMDDQVPLVVPEVNAAALSAMPRGIVSIPNCTTTPLVMALKPLHDAVGVKRVVVTTFQSVSGTGAAAMDELMDQTKDLLAFRDVTANVYPYQIAFNLLPHIGSFNEGGDCSEEVKIAKETRKILGAPKLKVTATTVRVPVLRCHSEAINVELERPLKANEARAALAAMPGVIVYDDPVKKLYPMPLDATGKDEVYIGRVREDESIANGLNLWVVSDNLRKGAALNAIQIAECLVNS; from the coding sequence ATGATCAAGAAGAAACCAGGGTATACGGTGGCGGTCCTTGGCGCGACCGGCGCGGTGGGCAAGGAGACTCTTGAGATCTTGGAGGAGCGCAAATTTCCGTTGATGAACCTCCGGCTCTTTGCGTCCAAACGAACGGCCGGCGAAGTGATGACATGCCAGGGCAAGGAGTGGAAAGTTGAAGAGCTGACTGAATCCTCGTCGTTCGTGGGTGTCGATCTGGCGTTTATCTCAGCCACGGATGCCATCAGCAAAGACTACGGTCAACGACTGGGCGCCGCCGGCATTGCGGTGATCGACGATAGTGCGGTGTTCCGCATGGATGATCAGGTTCCCTTGGTGGTTCCGGAGGTGAATGCGGCTGCCTTGAGCGCCATGCCTCGTGGAATCGTCTCCATTCCCAACTGTACGACCACGCCCTTGGTCATGGCGCTCAAGCCCCTTCATGATGCCGTGGGGGTGAAGCGTGTAGTGGTCACCACCTTTCAATCGGTTTCGGGGACCGGCGCTGCGGCCATGGATGAGCTGATGGATCAAACGAAGGATTTGCTCGCGTTTCGCGACGTCACCGCCAACGTCTATCCCTATCAGATTGCCTTCAATCTGTTGCCGCACATCGGCTCGTTCAATGAGGGGGGCGACTGCTCGGAGGAAGTCAAGATCGCGAAAGAGACTCGAAAGATACTCGGTGCGCCGAAGCTCAAGGTGACGGCCACGACGGTGCGTGTGCCCGTGTTGCGCTGTCATTCGGAGGCGATTAATGTTGAACTAGAGCGTCCATTGAAGGCGAATGAGGCGCGTGCTGCGCTGGCGGCCATGCCCGGCGTGATTGTCTATGACGATCCAGTGAAGAAGCTGTACCCGATGCCGCTCGATGCAACCGGAAAAGATGAGGTCTATATCGGTCGTGTTCGGGAGGATGAATCGATCGCAAACGGCCTCAATCTTTGGGTCGTCTCCGACAATCTTCGCAAGGGGGCGGCGCTGAATGCTATTCAGATCGCCGAATGTCTGGTGAATAGCTAG
- a CDS encoding SurA N-terminal domain-containing protein — protein sequence MIKTMRDASHNYPWLLKSIMGILAIAFVITMGWWGFGEQAGGPVAKVGDQSVSLDEFKRTYENMHRIYKENVKTDFKEEEFKEFVVGQLVDSRVWIIAAEEMGVRVSDADLRELIMQTPVFQKNGAFDPDLYKRVLAANHLTPAAFESIQHQEVLANKARMIVRDSVGLTPAEIAEGQSLMTRPQDSDPAKAAEAKQRVLDDMLLQKQQRALISFQQSMKAKLPITVRRELL from the coding sequence ATGATCAAGACAATGCGCGACGCATCCCACAACTACCCTTGGTTGCTCAAATCCATCATGGGTATCCTAGCTATAGCCTTCGTGATAACCATGGGCTGGTGGGGCTTCGGGGAACAAGCCGGTGGACCAGTCGCCAAGGTCGGTGATCAATCAGTGTCGCTCGATGAGTTCAAACGTACCTATGAAAACATGCACCGCATTTACAAAGAAAACGTCAAAACCGATTTCAAAGAGGAAGAGTTCAAAGAATTCGTCGTCGGGCAACTCGTCGACAGTCGTGTGTGGATTATCGCAGCCGAAGAAATGGGCGTGCGGGTTTCCGATGCCGATTTGCGCGAACTGATCATGCAAACGCCGGTCTTTCAGAAAAACGGCGCCTTTGACCCCGATCTCTACAAGCGCGTCCTAGCCGCCAATCATCTCACCCCAGCCGCGTTTGAGTCGATCCAGCATCAGGAAGTCCTGGCCAATAAGGCTCGCATGATCGTCCGAGACTCCGTCGGCCTAACCCCAGCTGAGATTGCCGAAGGACAGTCTCTCATGACCAGGCCACAGGATTCCGATCCCGCTAAGGCAGCAGAAGCCAAGCAGCGGGTGCTGGATGACATGCTCCTGCAGAAGCAGCAACGGGCCCTGATCTCATTCCAACAATCCATGAAAGCCAAGCTCCCGATCACGGTCCGCCGAGAACTGCTGTAA
- a CDS encoding DUF6036 family nucleotidyltransferase, translating to MPTLTLDQLVSLLTRYVTETGETLDLLLIGALALPAYGISGRATHDVDAEVAGPIGNLLGFLTSAQVPADLTQNFSGWSIVAMPPGYRDRATMLIDQPNLRIRILAPIDFVLAKLRRGTDVDLEDALLVAQQHRISAEDIRINARSALAASPQDTALFLFRKTVELFCQNLPQSTEN from the coding sequence TTGCCTACTCTCACCCTTGACCAGCTGGTCTCCCTTCTCACACGCTATGTCACCGAGACCGGAGAAACGCTTGATCTTCTCCTCATCGGCGCGCTGGCGTTACCGGCCTATGGAATTTCAGGTCGCGCCACTCACGATGTGGATGCTGAAGTAGCAGGCCCGATTGGGAACTTATTGGGCTTTCTGACCAGCGCACAGGTTCCGGCGGATCTGACGCAAAACTTTTCAGGCTGGTCGATTGTCGCAATGCCTCCAGGATACCGAGACCGGGCGACCATGTTGATTGATCAGCCGAATCTTCGCATCCGAATCCTTGCACCAATTGACTTCGTACTCGCGAAACTACGTCGTGGCACCGATGTGGATTTGGAAGATGCCTTGCTTGTCGCCCAACAGCACCGGATCAGCGCCGAGGACATCCGTATCAACGCACGATCAGCTCTCGCAGCCTCTCCACAAGATACCGCCCTCTTTCTATTCCGCAAGACTGTCGAACTGTTTTGCCAGAATTTACCTCAAAGCACAGAAAACTAA
- the mreC gene encoding rod shape-determining protein MreC, translated as MRMVNFRVPYSARRGALFLVVVLVIGFLLLPGQLQSVFQEVGGPLGWIISWPLQAVAGIQDRIAGVWGRYVALQGVEEENQQLRRELDLLKEQNGQLREASVATERLSALLEFKKQVLPTSVAAQVIGRDTGNWYKTIILNKGASDGLQSDQGVITPAGVVGRVVKTTASTAVVLLVTDPNNAIAGLIQRTRDEGIVEGTTQGQARLKYIPLLSNARPGDHVVTSGLVEGFPRGIPIGTIIRIDKEEEALFQSAELSPEVDPNRVEEVLVIRSPSIPTEGERFGVPKRKP; from the coding sequence ATGCGGATGGTCAATTTTCGCGTACCGTACAGCGCTAGGCGTGGTGCCCTCTTCCTTGTCGTCGTTCTCGTAATCGGCTTCTTGCTTCTACCCGGTCAACTCCAAAGTGTATTTCAGGAAGTGGGCGGTCCCTTAGGATGGATTATCAGTTGGCCTCTCCAGGCCGTGGCCGGAATCCAAGATCGAATTGCCGGTGTCTGGGGACGATATGTGGCCCTGCAAGGGGTTGAAGAAGAAAATCAACAGTTGAGGAGAGAGCTGGACCTTCTCAAGGAACAAAACGGGCAGCTGCGAGAAGCTTCGGTGGCGACGGAGCGGCTCTCGGCACTGCTGGAGTTTAAGAAACAAGTCCTTCCCACATCCGTGGCCGCCCAAGTCATCGGGCGCGATACCGGCAATTGGTACAAGACGATTATTTTGAACAAAGGGGCCTCCGACGGGCTTCAATCGGACCAGGGAGTGATCACTCCGGCAGGTGTGGTCGGTCGCGTCGTCAAGACCACGGCCTCGACCGCCGTCGTCCTGCTCGTGACGGATCCCAATAATGCGATCGCCGGATTAATCCAGCGCACCAGAGATGAGGGAATAGTCGAAGGGACGACGCAGGGACAAGCTCGGCTCAAGTACATTCCGTTGCTGTCCAACGCGCGGCCGGGCGACCACGTCGTCACGTCAGGATTAGTGGAGGGGTTTCCTCGCGGTATACCGATCGGCACGATCATCAGAATCGATAAGGAAGAGGAAGCGCTGTTCCAATCGGCAGAACTTTCTCCGGAGGTCGATCCGAATCGGGTCGAGGAAGTGCTGGTCATTCGGTCTCCCTCTATTCCGACCGAAGGGGAGCGGTTTGGCGTCCCGAAGCGCAAGCCATGA